The region TGAAGGATGCGGGGGCAAAATTCCTTTTTTCACAAGAGAGGTACAACCGCAAAGGAAAGCAGATCAGCACAAAGAGCCTGCTGGAAGAATTATCCGATGTAGAGTTGATCCTTTCGAATGGAAAATTAAATGGCAGTTTGGATTTTCATAGGTTAATAAGCGACGGGAATTACCTTAGTAGCGTTGCTACCGACAGTGAAGATCCCGCCATCATGCTTTATACTTCGGGAACTACGGGAAAACCAAAAGGAACGGTGCACGTTCATGGAGGAACTCTGGTAAACGTAGCGAAGGAAGTAAAGTACTACATGGACATTGGCCCGAACGATTCTCTCTTCTGGGTATCCGATCTGGGGTGGATGATGGGCCCATGGTCTATCATAGGAGCAAATGTCAATGGGGGTTCCATTTTTGAATATGACGGTGCAGTGGACTATCCTGACAGCCATCGCTTATGGAATCTTCTCAAGAATAACAACGTGACCCTTCTCGGACTCAGCCCCACTCTTGTTAGGGCTCTTCGCGCCAAGAAGACATCAGGAAGATTACCAAATGTACGCGTTTTTGGTTCAACTGGCGAGCCTTGGGACGAAGAATCATGGATGTATCTATTCAATGAACTGGGCGGTGGAGAAGTTCCGATTGCAAACATTTCTGGAGGAACGGATATAATTGGCTGTTTCCTGGCTTCTACACCCGCAATTTCCTTGAAGCCAAAATGTCTGTACCGCGGTCTCGGTATGAACGTTTCGGTTTATGATGAAAACGGCAAGGATGTGTATGATACGGTCGGAAATCTCGTTTCGAAAGCACATTGCCCATCAATGACAAGGGGGATATGGCATCAGGATGAGAAGTACATAGAGACATACTGGTCAATGTTCAAGAATGTTTGGGTTCAGGGAGACTGGGCTTACATGGATCGGGATGGTTACTTCTATCTTTACGGCCGTTCAGATGATGTCATAAAAGTGGCGGGAAAAAGGGTTGGGCCAAATGAGCTCGAGGACATAGTCATGACGGTGAACGGGGTTACCGAGGCTGCAGTCATAAGTATACCCGATGAAGTAAAAGGAGAAGCGATATGTGTCTTTTTCACGGGCACGAATGACGACGGCGTTATCTCAGCCATATCAAAGAAAATAGAGAACGATATGGGTAAATCTTTCTTACCACGTTTCGTAATATGGCTTCCTGCCCTCCCGAAAACAAAAAATGGCAAAATAATGAGACGGCTTGTCAAGAGGGCTTTCATGGGCATGGATTATCAGGACACAACAAATCTTGACGATC is a window of Thermoplasmatales archaeon DNA encoding:
- a CDS encoding AMP-binding protein, producing MEIHSNFVYTPRDPQNTKIMAFARKNGISDLRTLYDRADDDPEWFWRAVIDDVGISFKSPFTKLKDDSKGIPYTKWFVGGKVNIAYNCVEKFKESDTTAIKFESEEGEKRYISFQELDLVTGKLAGSLRDLGVKKGDRVGIYMPSNSDGVISFYSILRLGAVAVPVFSGYGIEAVQSRMKDAGAKFLFSQERYNRKGKQISTKSLLEELSDVELILSNGKLNGSLDFHRLISDGNYLSSVATDSEDPAIMLYTSGTTGKPKGTVHVHGGTLVNVAKEVKYYMDIGPNDSLFWVSDLGWMMGPWSIIGANVNGGSIFEYDGAVDYPDSHRLWNLLKNNNVTLLGLSPTLVRALRAKKTSGRLPNVRVFGSTGEPWDEESWMYLFNELGGGEVPIANISGGTDIIGCFLASTPAISLKPKCLYRGLGMNVSVYDENGKDVYDTVGNLVSKAHCPSMTRGIWHQDEKYIETYWSMFKNVWVQGDWAYMDRDGYFYLYGRSDDVIKVAGKRVGPNELEDIVMTVNGVTEAAVISIPDEVKGEAICVFFTGTNDDGVISAISKKIENDMGKSFLPRFVIWLPALPKTKNGKIMRRLVKRAFMGMDYQDTTNLDDLSIVDYIREIGVIYLP